The following coding sequences are from one Arthrobacter sp. PvP023 window:
- a CDS encoding Asp23/Gls24 family envelope stress response protein, producing MVLTTQTQAKTPADVTKSQAPAPAAPATQVKHAGKDGRGATTVADGVVAKIAGIAIQEIDGVYALGGGAARAIGSLRERVGQKDLTQGVNVEVGQTQVAVDVTLVVEYPHALQKVADEARDAVYTAIEDLVGMEVTEVNVTITDIHVPSDDEEQADQAARESRVA from the coding sequence ATTGTATTGACGACCCAGACCCAGGCCAAGACCCCCGCCGACGTGACCAAGTCCCAGGCCCCGGCACCGGCAGCACCCGCCACGCAGGTCAAGCACGCCGGCAAGGACGGCCGCGGTGCCACCACGGTCGCCGACGGCGTGGTGGCCAAGATCGCCGGCATCGCCATCCAGGAGATCGACGGCGTGTATGCCCTCGGCGGCGGCGCGGCCCGCGCCATCGGATCCCTCAGGGAACGCGTGGGCCAGAAGGATCTCACCCAGGGTGTGAACGTTGAAGTAGGCCAGACACAGGTGGCCGTGGACGTGACCCTGGTGGTGGAGTACCCGCACGCACTGCAGAAGGTGGCGGATGAGGCCCGCGACGCCGTGTACACCGCCATCGAAGACCTCGTCGGCATGGAGGTCACGGAGGTCAACGTGACCATCACGGACATCCACGTCCCGTCGGATGACGAGGAGCAGGCTGACCAGGCTGCCCGTGAATCGCGGGTAGCTTGA
- a CDS encoding DEAD/DEAH box helicase, translated as MTTFAALGTPKELADTLTAQGITEPFPIQVKTLPDTLAGRDVLGRGRTGSGKTIAFAIPLVARLAEREAKHFRKPGRPMGLVLAPTRELATQINATIEPMAKAMGLNTTVIYGGISQARQEKALRAGVDIVIACPGRLEDLIRQRILTLEAVEVTVLDEADHMADLGFLPVVKKLMDMTPSQGQRLLFSATLDNGVDKIVQRYLSNPLTHSVDDPQAAVTTMEHHVLVVNDQTVKKQLIVELASGAGRRVLFMRTKHHARKLAKTLTDAGIPAVDLHGNLSQNARDRNLAEFSSGDVRVLVATDVAARGVHVDDVELVIHVDPPTEHKAYLHRSGRTARAGSDGTVVTLTLPEQQSDVKKLMKAAGVEVNFERVTANSPLVAELVGEMADKIDPRTRAALLAAKAAQHGGGTSTGANAERKRARRSTQAAPTAGGRGGRGGRGRVSAEAPRTDLPRSERRAVAYEGQAAARNAAERVAEKNQDRADAERAERRNARGRGRATAYSHHNDVPAAGGRASAGRGSDARTSDGRGDARGGATRTSAPRTGAQRGGAPRTGGATGGQRSGRPATGQRAAAGSKSGSAGGNAAVWSSNTGGTSGGSYAGGGNGRSGEGRPARSGGPRRASAPASNERRSR; from the coding sequence ATGACTACTTTTGCTGCCCTCGGCACGCCCAAAGAACTTGCCGACACCCTCACCGCACAGGGAATCACCGAGCCGTTCCCCATCCAGGTCAAGACCCTCCCGGACACCCTGGCCGGACGCGACGTCCTGGGCCGCGGCCGCACCGGCTCCGGCAAGACCATCGCCTTCGCCATCCCGCTTGTAGCACGACTCGCTGAGCGGGAAGCCAAGCACTTCCGCAAGCCCGGCCGCCCGATGGGCCTGGTCCTTGCGCCGACCCGCGAGCTGGCCACCCAGATCAACGCCACCATCGAGCCGATGGCTAAGGCCATGGGCCTGAACACCACCGTGATCTACGGCGGCATCTCCCAGGCACGCCAGGAGAAGGCGCTGCGCGCCGGCGTCGACATCGTTATCGCCTGCCCGGGCCGCCTGGAGGACCTGATCCGCCAGCGCATCCTGACCCTCGAGGCCGTCGAGGTCACCGTGCTCGACGAGGCCGACCACATGGCCGACCTCGGCTTCCTGCCGGTGGTCAAGAAGCTTATGGACATGACCCCGAGCCAGGGCCAGCGGCTCCTGTTCTCCGCCACGCTGGACAACGGCGTGGACAAGATCGTCCAGCGCTACCTGTCCAACCCGCTGACCCACTCCGTGGACGATCCGCAGGCCGCGGTGACCACCATGGAACACCACGTGCTCGTCGTCAACGACCAGACCGTCAAGAAGCAGCTGATCGTTGAACTCGCTTCGGGTGCCGGCCGCCGCGTGCTCTTCATGCGCACCAAGCACCATGCCCGCAAGCTTGCCAAGACCCTGACCGACGCCGGCATCCCCGCCGTCGACCTGCACGGCAACCTTTCGCAGAACGCCCGTGACCGCAACCTCGCCGAGTTCTCCTCCGGCGACGTCCGCGTCCTGGTGGCCACCGACGTCGCCGCCCGCGGCGTCCACGTGGACGACGTCGAACTGGTGATCCACGTTGACCCGCCCACGGAGCACAAGGCATACCTGCACCGCTCGGGCCGTACGGCCCGCGCCGGTTCCGACGGCACCGTGGTCACGCTGACCCTCCCGGAGCAGCAGTCCGACGTCAAGAAGCTCATGAAGGCTGCCGGCGTCGAGGTCAACTTCGAGCGCGTCACCGCCAACTCACCCCTGGTTGCAGAACTGGTGGGCGAAATGGCCGACAAGATCGATCCGCGCACCCGCGCCGCACTGCTCGCCGCCAAGGCTGCGCAGCACGGCGGCGGCACCTCCACCGGTGCCAACGCGGAGCGCAAGCGCGCCCGCCGCTCCACTCAGGCTGCACCCACTGCGGGTGGCCGCGGTGGACGTGGCGGACGCGGACGGGTCTCGGCCGAGGCTCCGCGCACTGATCTTCCGCGTTCCGAGCGCCGTGCCGTGGCCTATGAAGGCCAGGCCGCTGCCCGCAACGCCGCTGAGCGCGTGGCGGAGAAGAACCAGGACCGCGCCGATGCTGAGCGCGCCGAGCGCCGCAATGCACGCGGCCGCGGCCGTGCCACTGCCTACTCGCACCACAACGACGTTCCCGCTGCAGGGGGCCGTGCATCGGCCGGCCGCGGGTCTGACGCACGTACGTCCGACGGCCGTGGCGACGCCCGCGGCGGCGCAACCCGCACCAGCGCTCCCCGCACCGGTGCGCAGCGCGGTGGCGCTCCCCGCACCGGCGGAGCAACGGGCGGCCAGCGCAGCGGACGTCCGGCAACGGGCCAGCGCGCCGCTGCCGGCAGCAAGTCCGGCTCGGCCGGCGGCAACGCTGCAGTCTGGTCATCCAACACGGGCGGAACCTCGGGCGGATCCTACGCAGGCGGCGGCAACGGCCGCTCCGGCGAAGGCCGTCCGGCACGCAGCGGCGGACCCCGCCGCGCGTCGGCTCCGGCCTCGAACGAACGCCGCAGCCGCTAA
- a CDS encoding MBL fold metallo-hydrolase, whose amino-acid sequence MDSLIHDLRDITIRRISVSEMDNNVYLLTGKASGAQLLIDAADDLAAIQGLLADAAADTSATPKLALVATTHQHWDHVRALPGLVAATGVKTAAGTDDAPELPVPVDVLLDHGDVGNFDGFDVTAVHLRGHTPGSVALVYQDPEGPAHIFSGDSLFPGGVGNTQKDPERFTQLITDVSERLFDVYPDDTLVHPGHGKPTTLGAERPHLEEWRARGW is encoded by the coding sequence ATGGATTCCCTCATTCACGACCTTCGTGACATCACCATCCGCCGGATTTCGGTCAGCGAGATGGACAACAACGTGTATCTGCTCACCGGCAAGGCGTCCGGTGCACAGCTCCTGATCGATGCGGCCGATGATCTGGCCGCCATCCAGGGGCTGCTTGCAGACGCCGCCGCGGATACCTCCGCGACGCCGAAGCTGGCGCTCGTTGCCACCACCCACCAGCACTGGGACCATGTCCGTGCACTGCCGGGCCTCGTGGCGGCCACCGGAGTGAAGACGGCGGCCGGGACTGATGACGCCCCGGAGCTGCCGGTACCGGTGGACGTGCTGCTGGACCACGGTGACGTGGGCAACTTCGACGGTTTCGACGTGACGGCAGTGCACCTCCGGGGGCACACGCCGGGGTCGGTGGCGCTGGTGTACCAGGACCCGGAAGGGCCGGCGCACATCTTCTCCGGCGACTCACTGTTCCCCGGAGGCGTGGGCAACACCCAGAAGGATCCGGAGCGGTTCACCCAACTGATCACCGATGTGAGCGAGCGGCTGTTTGACGTGTACCCGGATGACACCCTGGTGCATCCGGGCCACGGCAAACCCACTACCCTCGGCGCGGAGCGTCCGCACCTTGAGGAGTGGCGCGCCCGCGGCTGGTAG
- a CDS encoding aldo/keto reductase, with amino-acid sequence MAPASASLVHLGDGLNVSPLGFGGMALTPVYGEVDQAAALRTLHHAVDAGVSFIDTADIYGGGSNEELISRLLKERRGEVQLATKFGLVGTPSTGYTDIRGDAAYVQEAVEASLRRLGTDTIDLYYMHRRDLRVPIVETVEAMAALVQQGKVRHLGLSEVTAEELREASSVHPIAAVQSEWSIWSRDVERNVVPAAAALGVGFVPYSPLGRGFLTGTVDASKLGSGDFRRNIPRFAADAADANQGVVAAVQAVAAELTVAGKPATPAQVALAWLFAQGKKLGLPVVPIPGTRKAERIDENLGALSLTFTSAQLEKLDAAADAVVGSRSADPKWVSQGRE; translated from the coding sequence ATGGCACCGGCATCCGCATCACTAGTCCACCTCGGCGACGGATTGAACGTCAGCCCCCTGGGGTTCGGCGGCATGGCCCTGACGCCGGTCTACGGCGAAGTGGACCAGGCCGCGGCCCTGCGGACCCTGCACCATGCGGTGGATGCGGGCGTCAGCTTCATCGACACCGCAGACATCTACGGCGGCGGCAGCAACGAGGAACTGATCTCCCGGTTGCTCAAGGAACGCCGGGGCGAAGTGCAGCTGGCCACCAAGTTCGGGCTGGTGGGCACCCCGTCCACCGGCTACACCGACATCCGGGGCGACGCCGCCTATGTGCAGGAAGCGGTGGAAGCCAGCCTCCGCCGCCTGGGCACCGACACCATTGACCTGTACTACATGCACCGCCGCGACCTCCGCGTTCCGATTGTGGAAACCGTGGAGGCCATGGCGGCGCTGGTGCAGCAAGGCAAGGTGCGGCACCTCGGCCTGTCGGAAGTGACGGCCGAAGAGCTCCGGGAGGCCAGCAGCGTCCACCCGATCGCAGCGGTCCAGAGCGAATGGTCCATCTGGAGCCGCGATGTGGAACGCAACGTTGTTCCCGCGGCGGCCGCGCTTGGGGTGGGTTTCGTGCCATATTCGCCGCTGGGCCGGGGATTCCTCACCGGCACAGTGGACGCTTCGAAGCTCGGGAGCGGCGACTTCCGCCGCAACATTCCCCGCTTCGCCGCAGACGCGGCGGATGCCAACCAGGGAGTGGTGGCCGCGGTTCAGGCCGTCGCAGCCGAGCTCACCGTCGCCGGTAAGCCGGCGACTCCGGCACAAGTGGCCCTGGCCTGGCTGTTTGCCCAGGGCAAAAAGCTCGGCCTGCCCGTGGTTCCCATCCCGGGCACGCGCAAGGCGGAACGGATCGACGAGAACCTGGGTGCGCTGTCGCTCACCTTCACCAGTGCGCAACTGGAGAAGCTCGACGCCGCCGCGGACGCCGTCGTCGGCTCCCGCTCTGCGGACCCCAAGTGGGTGTCCCAGGGCCGCGAATAG